From Eubalaena glacialis isolate mEubGla1 chromosome 17, mEubGla1.1.hap2.+ XY, whole genome shotgun sequence, a single genomic window includes:
- the LOC133076977 gene encoding protein archease-like — protein sequence MALEKEDVRDYNLTEEQKAIKAKYPPVNRKYEYLDHTADVQLHAWGDTLEEAFEQCAMAMFGYMTDTGTVEPLQATEVETQGDDLQSLLFHFLDEWLYKFSAGEFFVAREVKVLNIDQRNFKLRSIGWGEEFSLSKHPQGTEVKAITYSAMQVYDEEKPEVFVIIDI from the coding sequence ATGGCGCTGGAAAAGGAAGATGTTAGAGATTACAATTTGACTGAGGAGCAGAAGGCGATCAAGGCCAAGTATCCTCCAGTCAATCGGAAGTACGAGTATTTGGATCATACAGCTGATGTCCAGTTACACGCATGGGGAGATACTCTGGAGGAAGCATTTGAGCAATGTGCAATGGCCATGTTTGGTTATATGACAGATACGGGGACAGTGGAGCCCCTCCAAGCAACAGAAGTAGAAACCCAAGGAGATGACTTACAATCTCTTCTGTTTCACTTTTTGGATGAATGGCTTTATAAATTCAGTGCTGGTGAATTCTTCGTAGCCCGGGAAGTAAAAGTACTTAATATTGATCAAAGAAATTTCAAATTACGGTCAATTGGGTGGGGAGAAGAATTCTCATTGTCCAAGCACCCTCAGGGAACTGAAGTCAAGGCAATAACATATTCAGCAATGCAGGTCTATGATGAAGAGAAGCCAGAAGTTTTTGTGATCATTGACAtttaa